Proteins encoded in a region of the Delphinus delphis chromosome 13, mDelDel1.2, whole genome shotgun sequence genome:
- the MC4R gene encoding melanocortin receptor 4, giving the protein MNSTHHHGMHTSLHFWNHSTYGLHSNASESLAKGYSDGGCYEQLFVSPEVFVTLGVISLLENILVIVAIAKNKNLHSPMYFFICSLAVADMLVSVSNGSETIVITLLNSTDTDAQGFTVNIDNVIDSVICSSLLASICSLLSIAVDRYFTIFYALRYHNIMTVKRVAIIISCIWAACTVSGILFIIYSDSSAVIICLITVFFTMLALMASLYVHMFLMARLHIKRIAVLPGTGAVRQGANMKGAITLTILIGVFVVCWAPFFLHLIFYISCPQNPYCVCFMSHFNLYLILIMCNSIIDPLIYALRSQELRKTFKEIICCYPLGGLCDLSSRY; this is encoded by the coding sequence ATGAACTCTACCCATCACCATGGAATGCACACTTCTCTCCACTTCTGGAACCACAGCACCTACGGACTGCACAGCAATGCCAGTGAGTCCCTTGCAAAAGGCTACTCAGACGGAGGGTGCTACGAGCAACTTTTTGTCTCTCCTGAGGTGTTTGTGACTCTGGGTGTCATAAGCTTGTTGGAGAATATTCTGGTGATTGTGGCAATAGCCAAGAACAAGAATCTGCACTCACCCATGTACTTCTTCATCTGCAGCCTGGCTGTGGCTGATATGTTGGTGAGCGTTTCCAACGGGTCAGAAACCATTGTCATCACCCTATTAAACAGCACGGACACGGACGCACAAGGTTTCACCGTGAATATTGACAATGTCATTGACTCGGTGATCTGTAGCTCCTTGCTTGCATCAATTTGCAGCCTGCTTTCGATTGCTGTGGACAGGTATTTTACTATCTTTTATGCCCTCCGGTACCATAACATCATGACGGTTAAGCGGGTCGCGATCATCATAAGTTGTATCTGGGCAGCTTGCACAGTGTCGGGCATTTTGTTCATCATTTACTCAGATAGCAGCGCTGTGATCATCTGCCTCATCACCGTGTTCTTTACCATGCTGGCTCTCATGGCTTCTCTCTATGTCCACATGTTCCTCATGGCCAGGCTTCACATTAAGAGGATCGCCGTCCTCCCAGGCACTGGCGCCGTCCGCCAAGGTGCCAACATGAAGGGGGCGATTACCTTGACCATATTGATTGGGGTCTTTGTTGTCTGCTGGGCCCCCTTCTTCCTCCACTTAATATTCTACATCTCTTGTCCCCAGAATCCATACTGTGTGTGCTTCATGTCTCACTTTAATTTGTATCTCATCCTAATCATGTGTAATTCCATCATTGATCCTCTCATATACGCACTCCGGAGCCAAGAACTGAGAAAAACCTTCAAAGAGATCATCTGTTGCTATCCTCTAGGTGGCCTCTGTGATTTGTCTAGCAGATACTAA